GGAGGAACACAGCGCTCTTCAGTCACAGCCCTCTGGTCTTCAGCTTCCACTCACTAGACCTTCTCTTGAGCTCCTTCCTGTCCTGACTCTTGATGAAAGCATCAGGTTTGTCATTCCCACACAGGTGTTTCGCTGCTCCTCCCTGAATAAACAAACACGTATGTTTACGAAACAAAGCGTGCTTGTGTGAACGCGGTCACTCCTGTTACCTGTCTCTTCCTCCACAGGTAGACTGTCAGTTTTCTCAAGGCATAAGCTGAAGCCAGGGCAACCGCCAGTTTCCGGAGTCGAGACCTTCTCCTCAGCTGGGCCAGCAGCTGGAGGTGGCTCGGCTGCATGTTCATGGAGCGCTGACCTTCACCAATCCCAAGATGGCTACAGCCACTGAAGCCCTGTCACCTGACGGATCACTTCCTCATGTTGAAGTCGGCCGCGACCTTCTGAGAGGAGACAGGGAAACAGACTGTTTCATGGAGCAGTGGAGAGGCTTCGAGACCAGGACGCTGCACTTCAATTGTCACCAGAACAGCCTCAAAACTGACATGCAAGATCACAGAACAAGtgcattgtttcatgagtcaggtCTACATCACATCTGTAGTTCCAGCGTCATGACATCTGGAACAGCAACTGTGAGAGTCTCACTCCACTCATAACTTCTCTGTGGCAAATGTCAAATGATTATCAGAGCGCGTGAGTGAAATCAATATGAGGAGAAATAACAGGCAGAGAAAACAACCTCGTGATCCACTCCGGAGTTAATGCCGTTTAACTCTTTGTGGGAAGTTAGTCATTATACAATCATTACATCCTGCTTTCATCGCAGTCCTCCTTTGACTTCTGACCTATATGCAGCTGGAGTGAGCTTTGCAGACGCTTTTACGCATCTTAAATGCCATTCTTCTTCTATATTTTATTCCATGTGAATAATATTTCGACTGGTACTTCAGCACGGCGGCGTTACGTCACCACGCATCAAACACGTCGACCTGTTAGCTTCGCCGTTACCACTGTTTGTTCTTTCCTGCTTTGAAACGTACCACATGTGAGTTCTCCAAGTTCTCAGAACCACAAATCGTCCCGTTCGAGGCGTCGTATTGGATGAACGCCGCCATGGCTGGACGTGGAGGATAAAACCCGGCAGATAGCGGATGGGTGCTAAAGCTAAAGGCTaacttgttctgtttttttccacgAAGGTTTCCGGTCTGACGCTGTCAGCTGTTTAGCGCAGGGTCCCGGCCAAAAGGACGCAAAACCGCAACATCTCCTCGCCTCCGAGCGGGAACTTTTAATGCACTTTTGAAAAAGTTTCGTGGCGAAGATCAAAGTCAAGTTGTTTACCTGAGAAGAGGAGAGACGTCCCACCGACGGCCGGCCCCGCCCACTTCCTCTCTTCTCTGATGACCTTCCCTTCGGTGAAGCTTTGTAACATTCATTTTTCTGGTCTAGTTCTTGGAATAAGTGTGTGGCTGAGTGTGATTTTAATGCGTGTGTGTTCCTTCTGCTAGTTCTACGGAGTTTAAAGGCTAGTTTCACTGAATCTTCTCTTTAATCTGAATGTGAAATAATACTTTACTAAAAATATGAAACCTTACTACACTACTGTGAGCAGGGGTTACAGATTGGAAGGTCCTGCTTGTTTGTTAGTTATGAGGCAGCTTGCAAACCATCAAACCAGGAATGGGTCATTTACGAGGTTCAGTCCCGGTGTCATGCGAAGGTTTACTCCCCTGTGATCAGCCCCTTCGACACCACTGGTGTCATTTACTAGGTTCAGTTCCGGTGACAAACGTTTACTCCCCTGTGATCAGCCCCTTCGACAACACTGGTGTCGGAGTGTCCGTGAGAAGGCGTGTCCAGGAAGCAAAAGTCTTTATTGAAACAGACattaatgtggaaaaaaagtaaaaaagtttccaaaaatgtacaaaaagtaTTTTACAGATTTCCCCGGGATATAAAATATACAGACTTCACCTGAATTCATCACGTTAGACATGATGTTACAGTCATCCTGATTGGTCCTTCTGGACTttgacatctttttttcttcatgttggaCAGTGCCTGATTCTCTAGACGCGTGGACAGCTTACTTTCAAGGATGCACTTCCTCAACTGCGCTTTTGAATCCAGTTCAGTCAAGGCAAGAATCCACTCCAGAACTGATTCCATAGGAGCTGCTGAGAAGGCATCCTCGCAGAACAAATCCTCGGAATAAAAAACAGCTGGTAGGTTTAGGTACAAAAGCATGCTGGGATTATCACCtggcagtcacatgacacctgCACGTCAGCGTGAGAAAATATCAAAGAGGGTTGACAAGCGTGAACGGGTGGTGATCCATGTcgcattttttttacaaagcaaactCCCTGAACTCTCCGTGAGACATTCATCTGTGGTTCATACGGGACACGACACAAAAACAGCCAATGAAGACACTTCATCGAGACGGTGCTCCGAGGAAAAGCAAAGATTCCAGCAGCTGATTGTCGCTTCacctgattgtttttttttttcactttcgcTTGAGCGAAGCCGAGAGCACGACAGCAGCGTTGCGGTGTCCTGAGCTTGAAGCCGGGCACACCTGAGTCAGACCAGAGTTCCgggtgacagaggttctggatcAAGTGAAGGGATTTTTTGTTTGTGAGGtgaagagtcctggttgagTGAGCTGCACGCCAAcctggaagagagagagagagagagagacgtttAGTTCAAGGTCACCTGACCTCCGGGTCACAGGGTCCCTACCTGCCATGAAAGGTGAAGGAGTGTGGCAGTTTGGGTCTGTGGTGACCTGCTCCCACCGGAGGGTTGGACTGTCGGTAATGAGCAGAGCTGCCGCTGCTGGAGTGGGCGGAGCCCGCCGAGTTGCTGGAGCCGCTGGTGTTTCTCAGGTACCAGTCCCTCAGACCTGCACACAACAGCCACACGTCTGTCCCCTGCAGCTGACAGGCCCGTGAGCAGGTCTCACCTTCCAGAGCCAGCGCCTTGTGTAAGGTCCGGGTGGTGTCTCCAGGGGAGGCCTCCAGAGTGGGAGGTTGGGGGGGTCGTGGAGGCAGGAGATGGGGGTGTGGGTCAGGCTGGATGGCAAGCAAAGGAGGGCTGTGGGTTTCTGACTGGAAAGGACCACAGGACCGGGTGCGAGTCACCGTGGACTTTCTCTGGTCACCGAGTCGACTGTGGGTGGCCGGAGCTCCTGCCGGCTGCTGGGCTGAATACCCATTGTAGAGAAGCTTCTGCTGCATTGTGATTGGCTGCCGCCGCTTCGCCCAAAAGTCCAGCTGAACCCCACCCCCGTGGCAGTCCCTCGCCCGTCCGCCCATCACGGACTCGCCCTCCGTCCCTTTGACTACCCGTGCACCCCCTCCTCGCTGCACTGGCTCCGCCCCCTCTTTGCCAGTCACAGTGGGGCTCCCACCTGTGACGGTGGCGACTCTGGCCCCAGCGGGCACCGTCCATCTGGCTGGGTCT
This portion of the Synchiropus splendidus isolate RoL2022-P1 chromosome 18, RoL_Sspl_1.0, whole genome shotgun sequence genome encodes:
- the ccdc120a gene encoding atrophin-1 isoform X2; translation: MEVKGQLISAPEPLTCSSRKQRERMTELQERRRSLQMLLSMRLAELRRICLKEAELTGTMPNEFPLEVGEKPPRVTRRVGASCPGNKKSRAQDEGQRPKPKKSLFSGVLRKSGDPEHTANAHTHQGKKTEHRGCHTGDTHTSRSQLDTNDASFSRSDDFGSQGHSPGTAGSPVEVFFHNKRRNSLLRTSPPENTSRPLTLPPSQPPPPPPRRTQDSSSSNSDPDPARWTVPAGARVATVTGGSPTVTGKEGAEPVQRGGGARVVKGTEGESVMGGRARDCHGGGVQLDFWAKRRQPITMQQKLLYNGYSAQQPAGAPATHSRLGDQRKSTVTRTRSCGPFQSETHSPPLLAIQPDPHPHLLPPRPPQPPTLEASPGDTTRTLHKALALEGLRDWYLRNTSGSSNSAGSAHSSSGSSAHYRQSNPPVGAGHHRPKLPHSFTFHGRLACSSLNQDSSPHKQKIPSLDPEPLSPGTLV
- the ccdc120a gene encoding atrophin-1 isoform X4, yielding MEVKGQLISAPEPLTCSSRKQRERMTELQERRRSLQMLLSMRLAELRRICLKEAELTGTMPNEFPLEVGEKPPRVTRRVGASCPGNKKSRAQDEGQRPKPKKSLFSGVLRKSGDPEHTANAHTHQGKKTEHRGCHTDDFGSQGHSPGTAGSPVEVFFHNKRRNSLLRTSPPENTSRPLTLPPSQPPPPPPRRTQDSSSSNSDPDPARWTVPAGARVATVTGGSPTVTGKEGAEPVQRGGGARVVKGTEGESVMGGRARDCHGGGVQLDFWAKRRQPITMQQKLLYNGYSAQQPAGAPATHSRLGDQRKSTVTRTRSCGPFQSETHSPPLLAIQPDPHPHLLPPRPPQPPTLEASPGDTTRTLHKALALEGLRDWYLRNTSGSSNSAGSAHSSSGSSAHYRQSNPPVGAGHHRPKLPHSFTFHGRLACSSLNQDSSPHKQKIPSLDPEPLSPGTLV
- the ccdc120a gene encoding atrophin-1 isoform X3, producing MEVKGQLISAPEPLTCSSRKQRERMTELQERRRSLQMLLSMRLAELRRICLKEAELTGTMPNEFPLEVGEKPPRVTRRVGASCPGNKKSRAQQDEGQRPKPKKSLFSGVLRKSGDPEHTANAHTHQGKKTEHRGCHTDDFGSQGHSPGTAGSPVEVFFHNKRRNSLLRTSPPENTSRPLTLPPSQPPPPPPRRTQDSSSSNSDPDPARWTVPAGARVATVTGGSPTVTGKEGAEPVQRGGGARVVKGTEGESVMGGRARDCHGGGVQLDFWAKRRQPITMQQKLLYNGYSAQQPAGAPATHSRLGDQRKSTVTRTRSCGPFQSETHSPPLLAIQPDPHPHLLPPRPPQPPTLEASPGDTTRTLHKALALEGLRDWYLRNTSGSSNSAGSAHSSSGSSAHYRQSNPPVGAGHHRPKLPHSFTFHGRLACSSLNQDSSPHKQKIPSLDPEPLSPGTLV
- the ccdc120a gene encoding atrophin-1 isoform X1, which encodes MEVKGQLISAPEPLTCSSRKQRERMTELQERRRSLQMLLSMRLAELRRICLKEAELTGTMPNEFPLEVGEKPPRVTRRVGASCPGNKKSRAQQDEGQRPKPKKSLFSGVLRKSGDPEHTANAHTHQGKKTEHRGCHTGDTHTSRSQLDTNDASFSRSDDFGSQGHSPGTAGSPVEVFFHNKRRNSLLRTSPPENTSRPLTLPPSQPPPPPPRRTQDSSSSNSDPDPARWTVPAGARVATVTGGSPTVTGKEGAEPVQRGGGARVVKGTEGESVMGGRARDCHGGGVQLDFWAKRRQPITMQQKLLYNGYSAQQPAGAPATHSRLGDQRKSTVTRTRSCGPFQSETHSPPLLAIQPDPHPHLLPPRPPQPPTLEASPGDTTRTLHKALALEGLRDWYLRNTSGSSNSAGSAHSSSGSSAHYRQSNPPVGAGHHRPKLPHSFTFHGRLACSSLNQDSSPHKQKIPSLDPEPLSPGTLV